Below is a genomic region from Seriola aureovittata isolate HTS-2021-v1 ecotype China chromosome 23, ASM2101889v1, whole genome shotgun sequence.
CCCAGGGTTCTCTGTGACCAGCTGCTGCAGTCGCTGCGCCAGCTTGTCCTCCGAAGGCGAAATGATGCCGTTGGCTGGGTGATGCCCGGGAGAGCCGTGGCCGTTGGTGCTAGCTGTTAGCTCCTTCTTCAGCTGGCCCGCCTGCTGGGCCTGGTCCAGAGCTGCCCGCAGGTGCTCGCTGGGATCTGAGCGCACGTGGGCCAGTTTCCTGGCGACCAGCAGCGCCTGGCTGTCAGTCAGGTGCTCCAACATGTTGCACTGGGGCAGGAAGTAGTTTGGGCAGTTTTTACCAAGGATGCAATGAGCCAGATCATCTAGGAGACCCAGGAGGAGGCGACCGGGAGTGTCAGCGTCAGGGCAGGACAGGTAGGCTGCAGGAAGTCGGTCACAGGCCCAGAAGAGAAGCGTACGCAGGTGGTAGAGGCTGAGGCCTGTGCGGGGACGAGCCAGGATACGAGACAGTACGGCCTTGGCTGCTTGGAAAGCCTGGGCCATAGGGAAGGGGATGCACTTCTTCAACTGAACCTGGGAATAACAGAAAGAGACGAGCAATGAGTCAAGTAGAAGCAGGATTAAGGACATAGtgataaactttttaaaaaatcaagaGACGGAGGAATAGAAAGGGAAGAATAATTACAAAGAAgtacacaaagaaaagcagatggAAACATTGCACTGATGCTTTAAACCTATTACAAAGTGGCACCAGACATGACACCACAAAATAGGTTACATTCACAATCCTCTCACCTCGCTGCGTGAGAATGCCAGCCTCCACTCCCTGTCGGGCCGACCACCCAGGGGGGAGCAGCAGGGCAGCAGATAGAAGCCAGATAtggcctcctcctctgtgatttTACCGTCCCAAAAGTGGTTGGCAGTCAGCCAGCCTTGGGCCACAGCAGGCCAGCCCCGAAACGACACCACAGGCAGCAGGTCGTACAGCACCCGGCTAGAGCCTGCCTGCAGGGAGGAGACGGTGGGGGAATAGGGGGAATATTAGAACATCACTGAATCTGTCCTGGATTTCTATTCCTCTTACAAACATGTTGCTAATTGATTtcttgaaaattattttaacatttgacTACAACCTGATTTCACTTATGGATTCAGACATAATGATTTATCATCATTTCAGCACGGGAATAAGGGCCACCTAATCTGTACCTGGAGGATGATGGTAGTGAGGGGTCCATTCCTCTCCAGGCGGTCCGGGGTGGGGATGCCTCTCTGGGGGCTACGTCTCAGCTCCTCCACGGC
It encodes:
- the tmem102 gene encoding transmembrane protein 102, with the translated sequence MESLMSAVAPRSPAPTKKLSEVDFRSGATLEQLSAQVSELVVLEQGEFGDQTALEVHTAKDFIFNMLGLVQKVDQRLPVANEYLLLSGGAREGVLDLNPEDLGDYAKGADFDLDFTLLVPALKLHDRNQPVTLDMRHSPPCHSWLSLRLCDSNILSRWSICCQEENGLPAEEDEEEEGEMGKGSIPSLGSPQSLDGCYFSPTLVTDWFWGVVSEAVEELRRSPQRGIPTPDRLERNGPLTTIILQAGSSRVLYDLLPVVSFRGWPAVAQGWLTANHFWDGKITEEEAISGFYLLPCCSPLGGRPDREWRLAFSRSEVQLKKCIPFPMAQAFQAAKAVLSRILARPRTGLSLYHLRTLLFWACDRLPAAYLSCPDADTPGRLLLGLLDDLAHCILGKNCPNYFLPQCNMLEHLTDSQALLVARKLAHVRSDPSEHLRAALDQAQQAGQLKKELTASTNGHGSPGHHPANGIISPSEDKLAQRLQQLVTENPGKSISVFLNPDDVTRPHFRIDDKFY